The Clarias gariepinus isolate MV-2021 ecotype Netherlands chromosome 24, CGAR_prim_01v2, whole genome shotgun sequence region ATGAATGGCTTCttaattaattgaattattattattttttcttagtgTTCAGCGTAGACTATAATGATGAGTTGGACACTCTTGTCAGCGGGTCTGCAGACTTTACGGTCAAAGTGTGGGCTTTGTCTGCCGGAGCATGTCTCAACACACTGACTGGGCACACGGAGTGGGTCACTAAGGTAAGCATGAAAATGTTTAAGGACATTTTTCAATAACATGGTACAGCTGACAGCTGGGCCAGCTCCATGCAGTTTTTGGGTTCAGAAGCAAAACACTGCTGGTCTAAAGCCAAGTTCATTGCTTAATAATGGTGTAATTACGCACTCTGGTCATTTTCTGATTTCGGTTTAATTTCGTATGATTCTTAGAATACTTATGCCAAATAGCCAATCTTTCCATTTTacataaattttgattcaataAACAAAGCTGCTGACTCAGGCACTTTATCAACTGAAACATAATGAGCTCTGTGGCcgaaagaaaagaaagcttAAAAGTCGGCAAGTCGTCCAATTTCCACAACCTCTGGTATTGTTAAAAGCTAACAAGGTGTCCTTTTTATAAAGTGGTCTTACTCATATAACTATAATACATATTGGTCATTGCAATCCAGAGTTAAGCTATCTGGTTAGGTGTAGGTATCATGAAAGAACAACCATGTGACCAGTGTgctctatatatatttaactcTTTGGTAACACTGCCCCATTATAGGAAAAAATCATACTCACAAGCTCGGACTGCATGATCTCTGCGATCAGTGGCAGTTAGCTTGCTAGCAGTTGAAAAAGCCAACTTGTTAGTTAGCCCGAGACAGGTGTTGGCCTGGGTTTTTGAGTGTTACATAATTAGATGCTTTTTATCTACGTGTTgcctttaaaattttttggtcatttaattattattatttttttttaactaggcTCGTTCTTACTAATTTTAATGTCTTGCCTAAGTTTGTTTAGCTTCAAAATGAAGATAATTTCCATAACAGCGTATGTCTGCTAAACCTTTCGATGTTCAATGTTTGTGAAGTTAATTAATGCAAAATGCCACTAGCTCCCAGTCAGTATAAAGTAACTAGTTTGCAGTGTTCTGacaaactttttgaaaaaaacattgtagTCAAGCCTTTTCTGTTCAGTCTGATAATAAGATTACTAATTATTGGATAACAAATGTCTGTGTTGTTTACTGTGCTTTGTACAGAATAATCATGAGTTATATATTAATCTAGTATGTattaatgtatgtatatgataCAAGCCTTTTGTTTACTCTAATTTAGGTTCTCCTTCAGAAGAGCCAAGTTGAGTCCATGATGCACAGTCCTGGCGACTACATCTTACTGAGTGCAGATAAATATGAAATCAAGGTGaggattattttaaatatcatgTCTGGGATTGTATACTGCACATTGAAATCCACTGAGAGGTGAAACACACTGGTTATCTTGTTAACAGTGGCACATCTCAGGCGGTGTCAATGAGGGCACCCTTAACCAGCATGGTTATCACAGCATTGCCATCTCATCTGGTTTGGGTTTAGTGGGACCGTCATCAGTtgtccaacaggacaatgaccctaaaCACCTCTAGGTTAGGTAAGAGCTATTTGTCCAAGAACgagagtgatggagtgctgcATCAGATGACCTGGCCTCCACAATCAGGAAATCTGAAAACTGAAATGAGTTGACTCAGAGAGTAAAGGAACATTAACCAAAAGGTACacaacacctctgggaactcctttaGGATttccaagagtgtgcaaagctgcCATTGAAGCATTTATGTGTTATTTAACATGGTTTTTGTTGACTAGAAAAATTTCACGATTTCGATGTGCAAAGGTGGAAGACTCGTACTTCAATTTTGAGGAACACCTCAAAATACTAATTTAAGAGAAAGTACTGACTTGGGGGCTGAGTACAAATGCACGCCAcaatttcagatttttatttgatattattttctttccaaTTCACAGTTATGTgctttgtgttggtctgtcacataaaatcccaataaaataaatttacgtTAATGGTTGTAACGTGACGGTGTGGAAATGTACAAGGGATGGGAATCCTTTTACAAGGcatacagaagacttcaagcacactAAGGTGATGAAGCTCTCaggcacagtaaaacatttgcaccattcaaagaAGGTTGTAGGCTCTGAATATTGATACCAGCTTAAGGTGGCTTGAAGCCCACTCCAGTCGTTCTGGTGACCATTCAACAAGTTGAACGCATTATTCTTGAAAATCTATAAATAACACTGCTTgcatattacaggaactctgcCATGTTTTGGTAGTCAGGGCAAACTTTTTGACCTGATCACCAGTCATATGTGGAAATTAAAAACAACGTAAATGTGTGTACTATAAAATAATCTTACCAAGGTCTTGGGCCATCTCTCTACTCAAAACAGGTGTGGCCTATAGGGCGAGAGATCAATTGCAAGTGCTTGAAGACCCTGTCCGTGTCTGAGGATCGCAGTGTGTGTCTACAGCCCCGTCTACAATTCAATGGCCGCTACATTGTCTGCAGTTCAGACCTTGGTGTCTACCAGTGGGACTTTGCCAGCTTTGACGTGCTAAGGTAAAGTGTTACTGCAAATTCTTCAAAGTAAATCTTTTACGTTCCAGATTAATCAGAATTTTTGAGTGTACTGACTTGAAGCTTGAATATGTATTATTTAGCATTATTTCCTGCTTAATTCAAGGTGTACAGAATTGTTCAGTTGCTCAGGTAAAATGCTCCAGTTCTTTACACAAAATACCCTTTATTTACgttgtttattttacataatgtCAAGTAATATCCCACAATATGGGTATATGACGAGAAGACTTGCCATTGAGTATTTTTGTGACCTCTGACTGGAGTTGTGGGATGTGGCAACCCATGAatctaaatgttaaaatttttacacattacaCGGTTTGAATCAAAaagcaattaaaattaaatacagcaAAATAATATTTGGGACACTGTTGCCTTGAAGCAGTATCTTTTCCTTTACATGTAAACAGACTTGGCCCATGCATTTGCTTACCAACAAGGTAAAGTTTATCTAGAATTTGACGTTTTGTTTAGTCTTGTGTGTAACATCTCCTTCTTTATGCCCCTCTCAGAGTTATCAAACCACAGCAAGATTCAGCCAGTCCCTCTCTTCTTAGCTTTGGGGAGGTGTTTGCTCTGCTGTTTGACAACCACTACTTGTATGTAATGGACCTGAGGACTGAAGCAATCACGGGCCGCTGGCCTCTGCCAGCCTACCGCAAATCCAAAAGAGGCTCTAGTTTTCTGCCAGGCATCACCTCATGGCTCAATGGCTTTGACGGCAAGAATGATGCAGGCCTGGTGTTTGCCACCAGCATGCCGGACCATAGCATTCATCTGGTTCTGTGGAAGGAGAATGGCTAAATGGAGAAGGAGCATGTGCCTGCTTTAGATGAAAACAGGGATGctaaacaaaaaagacaaaaaagggtGCTCTTGATTTCATTAACCTGCAGCATAGTTATTGCATGGACCAAagtctgtttttctttattttccttttgcAGTTTCTGCTGTTTGCTTTTAGGTTCAAGAACAACCTGGCTCTATTCTTTGGTCGAGTGACAACCTTTCTTGCACATTCTGACATATTTTGAAATGCAGTGTGTGGATCCAATATGGACAGCAGGTTATCCCTTGTAGAAAGTGCTTGCTGGGTTGAACCTCTAATCAGAGGTTTTTCTAATCATTACTAATGTTAAAGCAACTGTGAACCAAGCACTTAACTGAACAGTAATGTCCTGCTCCAGCACAATCGTCCAAATTCatgaaaatatgaaatttataaatgatttttctgtgttttaaacCCCAAAATATATAGTTGGTTTAATCTAAATTTGTGTTCAGATTACATGGCGATAAGATTGCCTTAAtttttggattttctttttaagagggAAGACTTATTGCAGATGCCATGCCCTTGCAATCTGGCGTGTCACGTGTAGTGTACACATTCTTGTGTGATAAACTGCGGATTGGTTAGTTTGTATGACAGCCGTTAGGTTTTACTAATATTGACCCTTCAGCTTTCACTTGAAATTAGTCATGTGCCTTTTTCCTTTTAACACTTAAATGCCTGCAGGTATGTTGTGAAAGATCTTGAAATTCATTACTACAATCCTTAATGGAACAAATTCCAGTATGAaaggtgtatttattttttacaattttgttatttttaacccAATATAATCAACACCATTGTATGTACTCTTATTATTCTGCAGAGGTTAATTCACTTAAAATGCTTCATGTGAATCTCGTTGaatgttacttttttatttaatgtaacttTTAAGGCTAATCAGCTTTACTAGACGATTATcgttattttaaacataatacTTTAGTTCCACTGGACCCTTAGATGTACGGAATAATtcactgttctttttttcttttctttttttacatcaaCATACATGGACAACTTTACCCTAAAACATTTCTGTCTTTTGGTAGCCGTTCTGTTGTCAGGCTTGATAGTTGGTTTCAGTAGTGCTCGTCTTCTTAGGACATCAGGGGAAGCCTTTTTGCTTTTAGGGCATTACCAGTGGAACCTGGCCTATAACTTCAACATTGCATGgttcatcacatcacatcacattctttaaaatatatacacagatcagccataatattacaacagaaaaacattgtgcccaatattgtgtatgtttttttccacgtgggcagctctggcccttcggggcatgactccacaagaccctCTTGGAATTGTACCTGGCCTCTGTGGATCTGGCTTGTTTGCAaagtgcatcccatgggtgcttgattggATTGTGCTACAGAggtctgtggtgcactgggtgttcctGTGCCCTTCTactgtggccagcattgacttgcTGAGCAGTgagcattgatttaacaagttgttctgcattggctttttttgtgggattggaccaggcAGGCTGTATTTGTtccccacaggcataaatgagccttgggtgcccatgatcctgtcaccagtttactgttatgtaattgataattaatgttaatcatatgtggtgttaatgttatggctgatctatGTAGCCCACACTGTAACATTCACTGCCACTGTTAATCATAAGGCCATCAGTTCTCACAATTAGCAAATTTCTGGTTTGTTGGTTGTATATAATATGTCTTTCGAATAAATGAAAATAGCTAAACATaaatggctgtttttttttctctttattttcccTTGCATTTTCATTTCCCTCTCAATTTTTACTTTTCTGTCCTTGAGACTTGTCTGGTGTGTGCTAACTAATTTTGTATTTAGTAATTGTGGTTAGCATtagtatgattaaaaaaaaaaattcagctttGTTGATTTCTGTCTTTCTGAGATTGCAACAAGCTGTCTGCTGTATCAACCTCGTCCTCAGCTTTATCACTCTTTTCTTGAAATCTGTTCTGTTTTAGACACTAGAGGGCTCTATCGTGCCAAAAGATTTCAGTCAAATCCTTCCAAACTGAAAGACTATATATGATGGTGTGTAATGCTCACTTTAAATTGTTAAGCAAATATCAGTTTAATACACAATTTGAAATTCATCAGTCTTCAATGGTAGGGATTGAGAGTTGTTAAGTTACACCTCGAAAGGTCCTGTGGGCATTCCTCAAATTAcattcagaatttttttctttaaaatatactttaaagtGGTTTAGACTGTGGTTTGGGTTACTGATCAAAAGGGTACAAGCCCCAGAACTACTAAGCTAACAcaattgggcccttgagcaaggcccttaaccctctctGCTCCAGTGGTGGTGTATCATGGCTGACTTTGCGCCCCAGCTTTTTAACAGTCTGCGATAGCCTAAGGGAAGAGTTCACAGTGCTGTAATATGTGAGAAATCAAggctttattccttttataaatgtttatgttcGGCACAAGCTTTATAAGACTAAATAAGTATGGCTTCCATGGAAGTGGCTAGGAAAATGCCCCTTCTTTCCAAAAGGAATATTGCACCATGTCTCACTGTATCTAAACAAACCGCAATAGTTTTGGAATAATATCCTATGGACAGAGACCAAGGTGAAGATGTTTGCACAAAGCAATGtctgacaaaaacaaaacagcatatTACCACAAACACTTCATTCTAACTGTCAAGCACAGTGATGCagaggtgatgatttgggcttcaCAGTCACAGAACCTGGAAAATTTCAAAGACtagacctcaaccccattgacaTACTGTGGCGAGATCTTGGAGAGCTGCGTGTAAATAATTCCCCTTAAATATCAATAAACTCGTGCAATTTTGTAAGAAAAGAGTGAGCAAAATTTCTTCGGAACAATGTTTGATTATGACAAGTGTTTGCAATGACATTGTTGAAACAATCTCACGCAATGTCAAAAGAACTTGTTTTTGTCCAGagttacattaattttttttactaagatCTTATATTGAGTGATTTGAACCATATCTGGGTTGTCAGTATATCCAGAAGACTTTCAGTGGGGTTAAGATCAGGatactcacactcactcatcgtctataccactttatcctgtattcagggtcatgggggccctggagcctatcccaggcggcttagggcacaaggcgtgttaccccctggacagggtgccagtccatcacggggcacacactcattcattcacaaactggactgtaggaggaaacccaccaatcaggGGAAGATCATGCCAaatccatgcacatagagatgtgagaatcgagcctggccgggaattgaatccagaccctggaggtgcaaggcgacaatgctgaccactacaccaccgtgccgccgaTCAGGATACTGTGGTCTCTCACAGTCTCTcacaaccattttttttaactgtttgtaACCCAGGAATCTTTGTAGTGGATCTGGGCCTTTTAGTCCTGGAAAATGCCTTACTGGCCATACCatcaggggagaaaaaaaatccacagatgtgataaccttTTCTTTAAGTACATTCAGGTCTTCAGCTAACTTTATTTTATCATCACTTAACATTGAAGAGTCTAGACCCggccaactgaagcaaccccagatcataacatggGTCTATAGCAATGGTGGTGCAATTGCTGCAATTTCCCTCAGGtttaataaagatttatctTGCCAGACTGGGATGCTAGCCCAACTTCCAACCATCTTCCTTTTTCATCTGGGCTTTGGGAGTGATTTTGTTTAGGCTTAAGGGCCTTGCCAGTGGCCCCAATGGAAACCCAGCATTTTCCTCTCCAAGTGCTGTAAAATACATGGGAAGAAAACAGGAAACTGCACTTACCCCCTCATCAATCATATCTCATTATTTTGTCTGTGCTGcattcaaacacaaacacactaccaGGAATTGATATTGAAAGGCTTCattgctaaaatgttattagaaaacagttgtttatttcttattggcTGTTCAAAGAGCAGCACAATTCAACACTGTCACCTTAGGccgtttgattcctggccaggttcaattcccgtcactgtgtgcatgaagtttgcatgttctcaccgtgGTTGTTGGGTTTCCGAAGACAAAAATCAGCTTTTATGAGTGTACAGCTTTGAAGGACAGGTGTCCTGCAGCTCTGACCGCATTCACAAGCTATTACATATGTGCTTGCATATCTGCATGCTCTTTACACCCAGTATTCCAGAGACATGATGTCCTTCATTATTCTGATTAAGATCAATATCAATAAACGATTAatgaatgttgttgttggtcatACAGGtgctcctggcaaggggttGTCACAGGGGTTGTTCGGTCTGCACATACAAGCAAGGTACAGGTTTTTACACCGattgcccttcctgacacaaccctcccattttatccgggctttggaccggcactgcatccagtggctggggttggGCACTGgctaggaatcaaacccgggcctttcgcatggcaggcgaaacagctaccactgagccaccagtgcccgaACGAATTAATGAATGTAGTACCCAAAATTTGTCTCTTGGAAACCAATAGAAATTTTAGAGTTTTAGTGTCTAACTGCCTCTAAAAAGAGGTCATGGCATGAATGTTCCTTGCGCTTGTGCCAGGTGGCTGGCAGGTAAAGAGTCCATTTGTTGTGGGGGGTACGGGGGGAATCATCCACAATTCGTCTGGCTGTGCAAATTGATTGTTTTTGGGTAGAGAGATCCTGATCTTCTCAGCTGTTCTAACAATCCACAGGTTGAGTCTTGATGTCTGAGACAATGCAGTTCCCATACCACACAGTGAGACAGCTGATCAGGATGCTCCCTATTGTCTCTCTGTAGACGGTGGTGAGGGTAGACCTGGGCAGCTTTGCTCTCCTCAAACTTTACAGGAAGTGCTAAAGGCTGGCTTGGCCAGGAAGGTATTCAGGTGAGGTCCTTTACgattgtggaggaattttgaaCTTTTGAATCTGTCCACAGTAAGTAAGTGGGTACAGACAATGTACAAATAGTTGAAGTGTTTGGTTTAATGACTGTGTCTGTTTGGTAAAGAATAATCTGCTGTGGTTCCACCAGCATCTGCCAAGAATCCAGTGGTGTGCTTTTACCTTTCAAACCGAATAAATGCCCTGTTAGAGTTCTCTCACAGTGTAGACCATTACAGTCTGTATTAAATACTGCTGGAGGAATGTGTGGGTTAGAGAATGTCAGGAGACCAATAGTTCTCTTTAGTTCAAAAGTAAAGCACTATTTTTACCTAGGCCACCCACATAATGTTTATTCCACTATCAGTGTCACATACACACTGAGGAGACGTTTATAAACCCCATATTTTTATGAACATTCAGATGGCTGGTGTGCTTACAGTAActtcattacattacattacattaattgTGTGGTATTCATGCCTTGAGCTTGTGTTTAAGGGCATATTTGTCCTTGTTAAGTACCTCTATAAAAAGACAggctctcacacaaacacatacttgtGCTTATTTTCACTGTCCACAAACCAAACATGATTACAAGTCACAGAGTCAATATTTAGATATTGCGGTTTGATCCTTAGACTGGCTATTCTATTCTCTTGCGCTCTTGTcactcgtgtgtgtgtctgtgtgtctctgtgaatGTCTGAGTGCTCCAATTTACTccaatttctctatataatcccgtGCTATAGtgaatgcacttatcccagcgtttcactagtgtctggataccatcaaggtagaaagttttctcagtttgCCAGAGCCATGGTCGGACTTCCTCCTTCACATTGCTGTCCCCCCAGGAACTGCTTTAATGGCTCTAAAGATGTAGAAaaggcttggagtgaggtcactACTGTACTGGGGATGTGGCATTATCTCCCAGCCGAGTAGCTGTAAATGCAAATGGTGTTTGTGTCATAAACAGATGAAGTTATTCATTGACTCTAAAGGATCAGGAGTTCCAATCACTAAATAATCAGTGGAATGATTTCACCATTCCGATGTTTTAGAGTCTCATCactataaatgtcaatcagttttttgAGTGGCCGTTGTATTTTTCTCTGACACAGAAGGTTGTGtgtaacaaaacatttaatttcagttttaaacatttatttaattttagttttaaatttatttaattttaaacatttatttaattaactctTAACAAGGCACATTTGGGAattgaaaaccattccaggtgagTACCTCGTGTTTACCATGTAATTCCATACGTGTTTGTTTAAAGGCTggatgtcttcagtattaatgtaCAATGGTGTAAATAatccaaataaaaatgacatattTCAAAAGACCATCCATCAGCCATCCCAGTTACCACATCTGAGTCCAGTtaagcatctttgggatgtggtacAGCCAGACATTCACAGCATGAAAGGCTCcattcacattaccagcctgaagtgtCGCAATTCCAATTTTTTACTCTTAAAAAATTGAACGCTCTCTGAACGCACAAATTTGATGTTTTTCAAATCGGATCTGAGATTTTCGTATGTGGTCCTAGAACAGATACATATCCGATGTGCTGTCATGTGACTTTTTTGCCTCTTTGAATGCATGGGGCGCTCGCTAATGTCAGTCAGCACTGGCTGCTTGGTAATTTCATGGGAGCAAATATAGTCGACTAACTGCTTGCCATATAAAATTGCATCCAGTGTTTGAAACAAATGAATGGTCACACAAAGTCAAACACATGGAATATTTTAACATATATGGCAGAAGCATAAGACTCATCAATGTGTGCATGCGTACCATTTCAGAGAACAGACGCATCCTCATCAGAATCAGATAAAAAGCACTTGTAATTGCGAATGTACTAtatgacatgcaaatctgatCCAAAAATCTGAATTGTGAAATGTGGCTTGTAACATAAACATAGCCAAAGTTTGTCTGAAAATCTGCAGGAACTACATGATGCAATCACAAATGTTGaatcttttaaaatttgtaCCACAAAGAATTGAGTCTGTTTTGAGAGCAAAGGAGGGACTATTAGTATAGTCTTCCTAATGATGTGTTTGGTGAATGCATTAGTGCCTAGTTTCCAttagataaaatatttttatatgatgcTATAAGAATACAAATCACtacaaactttttaaatgtgGATCTATGTCTATGTGAGTGGGTCAAACTGAGGTTACAGTGTCCTTAGAGACGCCTTAAATATCTTAGCTTCAAAACCAAACAtagtcaagtgtgtgtgtgtgcaatgggGAGATCTTTCATGGATGTCTGCCTGGACCACCA contains the following coding sequences:
- the fbxw2 gene encoding F-box/WD repeat-containing protein 2, with the translated sequence MEKEAFEGWLESVSTSFLALNDQQRNQLLDHLISLSGAVQLRHLSNGLETLLKRDFLRLLPLELAFYLLRWLDPQTLLTCCLVCKQWNKVVNACTEVWQGVCRDLGWRIDDSIQDAGHWKRVYLQAKRRMKQLQEEDAFETSSLIGHSARVYALYYKDGLLCTGSDDLSAKLWDVRTGQCIYGIQTHTCATVKFDEQKLVTGSFDNTIACWEWSTGAKIQQFRGHTGAVFSVDYNDELDTLVSGSADFTVKVWALSAGACLNTLTGHTEWVTKVLLQKSQVESMMHSPGDYILLSADKYEIKVWPIGREINCKCLKTLSVSEDRSVCLQPRLQFNGRYIVCSSDLGVYQWDFASFDVLRVIKPQQDSASPSLLSFGEVFALLFDNHYLYVMDLRTEAITGRWPLPAYRKSKRGSSFLPGITSWLNGFDGKNDAGLVFATSMPDHSIHLVLWKENG